The Mycolicibacterium fluoranthenivorans genomic interval CGGTTCGGAGGAGGCTGCTCATGTCGGTGCTAGAGGTTGCGCTTGATCCGTCCACGGTGATCGTCGCGGTGGATCCTGGCAAGGCGTTCAATCGGGTGTGGATCAGCAACGGGTCCGGTCTGCTCGCTGATCCGATGTCGTTATCGGTCTCGCGAGAGGGCGTCGCACAGCGGCCACCAATGCCGCCACCCTCGGCGCGCTGCAGAAGACTGTCAGCGCGACAGCTAGACATCGTCGAGCACAGTTCGTAGCCTGTCCCGGGACATCGACAGCCGGGCTAGGCCGCACCATGACCGAAGGATCGTGACAAATCCGCATGACTGGGATTCGCGATCGCCTTCGACGGGCGATGTGCGGCGCCGGATCGGCGCTCCTGGTGACGGCCGCGGCGATGGGCGCCGCGCATGCCGAACCTGCGGACGACGCGTTGGCCAAGCTCGATGAGCTTTCTGCGCAGGCGGTGCGCAGCCGGGAGGCCGTCACCACGGCTCAGCGCGACGCCGACGCTGCCCAGGCTCAACAGGCCGCAGCTGAGGACCGCCAGCGCGCCGACCTCACGGCATTGGAGGCAGCGGACACCCGGCTGGGGCCGCATCAGATGGCCGTCGATCGCCTGGCCGCGATGACCTACATGGGCGGTGGTCACAGTCAAATGACTGCAGCGCTCACGGCGTCATCGCCGCAACGTCTCATCGACGGGCTCTCGCTGCAACACACGATGGAAGCCACCGCCACCGATCAGCTGAGGGCTTACCGCGAAACGCGCGAGCGCGCCGCTGCCGCCGCCTTGGTCTCACAGCGCTCGGCCGCAGACGCGCGCACCGCGGCGGAGCGAGCTGCCGCAGTACGCGCGGACCTGCAAACCGCACTGCAGGATCTGCTGCGCCGTATCGCCGCAGCGGAAGCACAGTACGCCCTGTTGACTCCGCAGCAGCAAGCGGTGATCGAGAGCGCTGTTGCACCGCCACTGCCGCCGGAAACGCCGCCTGCGCAGGATCCCGCGATCGTCGCGATGCCAGACCTGCCGGCGGGCGACCTGGCTCCGCCGCCCCCGGCTGCCATCCCAGACGATCCCGCCGCACTGCCCATGGGTGTCGCGAATGAGATTGGCCTACAACCCAATACCGTCCTTGCTGCCCGAATGATCAGCGCGCACTTCCCCCAGATCGCGACCATCGACGGGGTACGGCCGGACTCGAAGCCGTGGCATCCGCGCGGTCTCGCGATCGACATCATGATTCCCCACCCGGAGAGCCCGGAAGGTATCGCGCTCGGCGACCAGATCCGCGCGTTCGTACTGGCCAACGGACCTTCGTTCGGGTTACAGGACGTGATCTGGCGGGGTGTCTATTCCACGCCGGCCGGGCCCCAGGCGACGGGATACGGTCACTTCGACCACGTACACATCACCACGACACCGCGCGGCTGATCGATCGTCGGACCGAGCCCCCGCACACATGTCGGAGGGTGCGCGCATGCTGGCGGCATCCACAACGAAAGGGGCCGCGATGTGCTGGAAATGCGACAACCCGGACGGCACCACGGAGCAGTACCTGGACCACCTGCGCGCGACAATTCAGGACCACGGGTGGGCTGTTCAATACGTCGAGAGTGACAAGCGACCGTTGGCGTACACGGTGGGACTACACAGTCGCGGTCTTCCAGAACTGTTGATGACCGGGCTGCCCGCAAACGTCTCCTGTCGAGTGCTCAACTCGATCGCGCACATGATCGTCGACGACGGCGTCGAGCTTGCCCCGGCAATGCACATCGACTATGAAGATCGATTCCTCATCGAGGTGGCTCAGGTGGAGCACCCGGATATCCATATGAGGTTCGCCGTCGAGCTCTTTGGTCGTGATTTCCCTGCATTGCAATTGGTATGGGCTGACGAACGGGGATGCTTCCCGTGGGCCCCGGGGTGGGGCCATGGACGTCGTCGGCAACCCGTCCTAGGACGACGTGCCAAGTGGCCGAACTCAGCCGCCTGAACCACGGCTCACGACCACGAATGCGGACCAGGGCTGAATAGGGGCGGGTCTTGGCTGGGCCGTGACAGGATGCTTCAGCGTGACTCGTCCCAACTTCCTGGTCATCGTGGCCGACGACCTCGGATTCTCCGACATCGGCGCTTTCGGCGGCGAAATCAATACTCCGAACCTGGATCGTCTGGCCCACACGGGCATCAGGCTCACCGATTTCCATTCCGCTCCGGCCTGTTCGCCGACGAGGGCGATGCTGCTGACCGGAACCGATCACCACGTCGCCGGAATCGGCACGATGCTCGAGATGGCCGCCCCCGAATTCCGCGGCGCCCCCGGCTACGAGGGGTATCTGAACGACCGGGTCGTGGCGCTGCCGGAACTGCTGCGCGACGCCGGTTACCAGACGCTGATGGCGGGCAAGTGGCATCTGGGCGCCACGATCGACAGGTCGCCGTGGGCAAGGGGATTCGACCGCTCCTTCGCCCTTTTGCCGGCCGGCGCCAGCCACTACGGCACCCGCGGTGGCGGCGGGCTCTCTCCCGTGCCGACGATGTTCACCGAAGACGATCAGTTCGTCACGGTCGGCGAGGACTTCTATTCATCGGATGCGTACACCGACACGCTGCTTCGGTATCTCCGCGAACGCCCCCAGGACACTGAACACCAACCCTTCTTCGCCTACCTGCCCTTCCAGGCGCCGCACTGGCCGCTGCACGCGCCGCAGGAGACCATCGCCACCTACCACGGCCGCTACGACGCCGGACCGGACGCACTGCGCGAGGAACGGCTGGCGGCGCTCACCCGGCTGGGCTTGTGCCCACCCGACGTCGAGCCGCACCCGGTGGTCGCCGACGGCGCCCCCGAATGGGCGGACATGACCGACGAGGAGCGCGCCGTTTCCGCCCGCAAGATGGAGGTCTACGCCGCCATGGTGGACAGGATGGACTGGAACATCGGGCGGGTGATCGACTACCTCGGCAGCACCGGCGAGCTCGACAACACGGTCGTCGTCTTTCTTTCGGACAACGGGGCGGAGGGGACGATCGTCGAGGCCATGCCGTTGCGCGGCCCCGAAATCGAAGCATTCGTCGCAGAGCATTGTGACAACGGCGTGGACAGCCTTGGCGGCCCCACCTCCTACGCCTGGTACGGCCCGCGCTGGGCGCAGGCCGCCACCGCGCCGTCGCGGCTGCACAAGGCCTTCACCACCGAGGGCGGAATCCGGGTGGTGGGCTTTGTCACCTGGCCGGGCTTTGCCCGGCAGGGGGAGATCGGCACCGCGTTCACCACCGTTATGGACATCGCCCCAACCGTGCTGGAGCTCGCCGGTGCCGCGCACCCCGCTACCGAGTATCGGGGCAAGGAGGTGGAGCCGATGCGCGGCCGATCGATGGTGCCCTACCTGTCCGGCGAGGCGGACGTGGTGCATGATGCCGACACTGGCACCGGGTGGGAGTTGTTCGGGCGCCGCGCAATTCGCCAGGGCGACTGGAAGGCGCTTCATCTGCCCGCGCCCTACGGCCCAGGCACCTGGCAGCTCTATGACCTCTCGCGCGATCCCGGCGAGGTCCACGACCTGGCCGCCGCCCGGCCCGACAAACTGGCCGACTTGCTCGAGCTGTGGGACCGCTACGTCGAAGAGAACGGCGTGATCCTCGGACCCGTGTCGCTCTTCGATATTGACCTTGAGGCGTACTGACCGAGACACACCCCTTTGCCCCGGCTGCGGACACCGAGGGGCATGTGACGTGAAAGGTCGGCCTGGGTGGCTACCTGCCCTGGAGCTTTGAGCGCCAGGGCTATTCGGAGGTAGCCGGACCTCATCGGAGCAAGGATCAGATCCAGGCGGCAGCCCTGATGCGGGCGCGGCTACGCCTGTCCCAAACTCGGCCGGTAATCAGCCGCCTCCGCCTCCGCAGCAAGCAATGCACCCAGTTCGCCCTCCTGCTGGGCAACAAACACACCGACCACTTGCCGGCATACCTCCGGCACGCTCACCCCACGCATATCTGCAATACGTTTCAGCCCGAGCAGCATTGACGTCGAGACGTGAAACTGCACAGCGAACTGACCGCATGAACCGTCCTCAGGCGGCAACCCCGGCCCCACCACCACGGGTTCGTCCACCTCGTACTCGCTCACCTGAGCACCCCGAGCTTGCTCAACAGCCCCACCACCAGCGCCGGCGGCCGGGGCTCGGAACTCCTCATGACTGAACAAACCCATTCCGCCCACGCTAGACCTCCCAGGATTCCCAGGCGAGATCGAGACGCCTTGTCTGCACCGGCAACACGGACAACGCGACGCTCACCGAAGGACGTGAAGCCGCCCGCAGCGAGCATGCTGACGTGGTGGTCAGGTCCGCAGACCGGTGAGCAGCATCTCGAGGTAACGCCGGGCGGCCGGGGGCCGGGGTGTGCCACGGCCGCATAGGCGATCCCGCACATCAGCGGGATCAGATCGCCGTCGGTGAGGTCGGTACGGACGGCGCCGGCTCGTCTGGCGACGTCGTTGAGCTGCAACGGCACACCACACCGCCACGCTCAGTGAGATGTCGGGTGCTGTCGATCCGCGGTCGGCGCGGCCGTCACGTGAGTCAGGAGTCGAAGCCCAGCCCCACGGCATCCAGGGTTGCGCAGCAGCACATTGCGCCTTCCGAAATTGTGGTCGGCGTGGTCGGGCGACCATCGCACCGCGTTGACGCTCAGCGACGCCAGCGGCTCAGCTGGGAACGGCAGCGGCTTGCGCCGCACGATCTTCAGTGCCGTGCGGGCAGTAGATGCGCCGCTGAGATGGTCGAGCATGAATTCGGCGGCAAAGCGGGTGGAGCCGACTCCCAGGCCGGTGAAACCCGCGGCGTAGGCGATGCGGCTGTTATGCGCCATGCTGTGGAACGCCGAGAACTTCCTCCGCCCGTGACCGCGCCGTTGGTCCGTCATGACTGACTCGGCATATCGGGTAGAACCGATGTGCACTACGTTGGCGATTAGCCAGGGTCTGAACAACGTTTCCAGATGAACGCATTTCTGCTCGCCACGGACGGCGCAACTGGAACCGGCACCGACGAGATCAGCAGGTTCTGGGGCCCAGGTGCGGAACCTCAGCGTTGGCCGGCATGCTGTGGTTCCCTCCAACTGCGATTCCTTCGGCCGACTGTCGCTCGCCAAATGAGGGGCTTGGGATCAACCCCTGGTCTAGGACCGCAAGATGTCGGCGAGGGATGCGGTCTTGACGAAAGCCCTTGCGGCCATGGCGAGGTCGTCGTCTGCGGTGACCAGCGCGTCGGCCTGCAGTTGAGTGAGTGCGATGTACTGGGCCTGGTGGACGTTGGGCCAGTTCAGTTTGGTGGCTAGCTGCCATGCGCTGTCCTCTAGGGATCGGTCGCCGAGGAACCGGATGCGCAGCCCGCGGACATCGTGGAGGATTTTTCGGCCCGCCCGTTCGTCGATATCGCCGCGGCGCGTCGAGTCGTACACCAGGGCGAGGACTTGAGAGCGCAGCAGCGTGGGAGCGGTCAGGCTGTGCTCCGGTGGGATGGTCGCACCGTGAGTGGCGAGGTCGATGGCCACCCGTGCATCGATGACGAACGTGGTCATGGCCCTACCTTCGCATGGACCACTGACGCCCTGCCAGCCGATGTGCAGCCCTACCCGCACGCCGTCGCCGATGCCTTCGGAGCGGCGCAGCGCCACTTTCAGTGGCACCAGATACCGTCACTTTCTCCGGTGCTTTTGCGCGCCACTCGCGCCGTAGGACCCCCTTCTGACTACCTCGCCTGCGCCGCGCGAAAAAGAAATATAGCACCGCTATAGCGCTGGAACTATAGCGATGCTATATTTCGAATCGTGGATACGAAATCGCTGCTGGTGGCCGCGGCGTTGCAGGTTCTGGAACACCAGGGGGAGGCAGGTTTCTCGACGCGTTCGGTGTGCGCGATCGCAGACGTCACCGCCCCGACCCTGTATCACCATTTCGGCAGTGCGGACGGCCTTCTCAGCGCCGCGATCACCGAGGCGTTCGCGCAGTTCCTCACGAGCAAGAAGGCAGAAGCCCTCTCCGCTGATCCGGTAATGGCGCTACGGCAGGGTTGGGACAACTACGTGCGCTTTGCCGCCGAACGA includes:
- a CDS encoding type II toxin-antitoxin system VapC family toxin, whose protein sequence is MPLKVALRRSEGIGDGVRVGLHIGWQGVSGPCEGRAMTTFVIDARVAIDLATHGATIPPEHSLTAPTLLRSQVLALVYDSTRRGDIDERAGRKILHDVRGLRIRFLGDRSLEDSAWQLATKLNWPNVHQAQYIALTQLQADALVTADDDLAMAARAFVKTASLADILRS
- a CDS encoding glycoside hydrolase — protein: MTGIRDRLRRAMCGAGSALLVTAAAMGAAHAEPADDALAKLDELSAQAVRSREAVTTAQRDADAAQAQQAAAEDRQRADLTALEAADTRLGPHQMAVDRLAAMTYMGGGHSQMTAALTASSPQRLIDGLSLQHTMEATATDQLRAYRETRERAAAAALVSQRSAADARTAAERAAAVRADLQTALQDLLRRIAAAEAQYALLTPQQQAVIESAVAPPLPPETPPAQDPAIVAMPDLPAGDLAPPPPAAIPDDPAALPMGVANEIGLQPNTVLAARMISAHFPQIATIDGVRPDSKPWHPRGLAIDIMIPHPESPEGIALGDQIRAFVLANGPSFGLQDVIWRGVYSTPAGPQATGYGHFDHVHITTTPRG
- a CDS encoding DUF4262 domain-containing protein translates to MLAASTTKGAAMCWKCDNPDGTTEQYLDHLRATIQDHGWAVQYVESDKRPLAYTVGLHSRGLPELLMTGLPANVSCRVLNSIAHMIVDDGVELAPAMHIDYEDRFLIEVAQVEHPDIHMRFAVELFGRDFPALQLVWADERGCFPWAPGWGHGRRRQPVLGRRAKWPNSAA
- a CDS encoding arylsulfatase, with the protein product MTRPNFLVIVADDLGFSDIGAFGGEINTPNLDRLAHTGIRLTDFHSAPACSPTRAMLLTGTDHHVAGIGTMLEMAAPEFRGAPGYEGYLNDRVVALPELLRDAGYQTLMAGKWHLGATIDRSPWARGFDRSFALLPAGASHYGTRGGGGLSPVPTMFTEDDQFVTVGEDFYSSDAYTDTLLRYLRERPQDTEHQPFFAYLPFQAPHWPLHAPQETIATYHGRYDAGPDALREERLAALTRLGLCPPDVEPHPVVADGAPEWADMTDEERAVSARKMEVYAAMVDRMDWNIGRVIDYLGSTGELDNTVVVFLSDNGAEGTIVEAMPLRGPEIEAFVAEHCDNGVDSLGGPTSYAWYGPRWAQAATAPSRLHKAFTTEGGIRVVGFVTWPGFARQGEIGTAFTTVMDIAPTVLELAGAAHPATEYRGKEVEPMRGRSMVPYLSGEADVVHDADTGTGWELFGRRAIRQGDWKALHLPAPYGPGTWQLYDLSRDPGEVHDLAAARPDKLADLLELWDRYVEENGVILGPVSLFDIDLEAY